One stretch of Ornithinimicrobium ciconiae DNA includes these proteins:
- a CDS encoding DUF1353 domain-containing protein, giving the protein MGEFFDAQEGGPLRLELRSIDGRDFTLLRQIGFRSDHYAECFVVPADLRRFMTDLASVPALFTWLVPKSGDFLPAAVLHDALVRPGAFLGPDTDRDGQPFARPEADRIFREAMIGLGTGRVRAWLMWSAVSMSTMWHSGKAWTRAVLIGLLGTVTVLGVLATLDFFNVIDLVPWMGGQDTPWWQKLLGGAVGAVVIPAVLGASWGRLWRAGVITGVALAFLLHVTVVLALLVGAYRVVERIVSGPANHEGVRVEDKARAEQRVRLDRVPADEE; this is encoded by the coding sequence GTGGGGGAGTTCTTCGACGCGCAGGAGGGTGGGCCGCTGCGGCTTGAGCTGCGCAGCATCGACGGACGCGACTTCACGCTGCTGCGCCAGATCGGCTTCCGCAGCGACCACTATGCGGAGTGCTTCGTGGTGCCTGCTGATCTGCGGCGTTTTATGACCGATCTGGCCTCCGTCCCGGCGCTGTTCACCTGGCTGGTGCCCAAGAGCGGGGACTTCCTGCCTGCTGCGGTGCTGCACGATGCCCTGGTCCGGCCCGGTGCCTTCCTGGGTCCCGACACCGACCGCGACGGTCAGCCGTTTGCCCGGCCCGAGGCAGATCGGATCTTTCGGGAGGCGATGATCGGGCTGGGCACCGGGCGGGTCCGGGCGTGGTTGATGTGGTCGGCGGTCAGCATGAGCACCATGTGGCACTCGGGGAAGGCCTGGACCCGGGCGGTGCTGATCGGGCTGCTGGGCACGGTGACCGTGCTGGGGGTGCTGGCCACCCTGGACTTTTTCAACGTGATCGATCTGGTGCCCTGGATGGGCGGCCAGGACACACCGTGGTGGCAGAAGCTGCTGGGCGGCGCCGTGGGAGCCGTCGTGATCCCGGCTGTGCTCGGTGCGTCGTGGGGCAGGCTGTGGCGGGCCGGGGTGATCACCGGCGTGGCGCTGGCGTTCCTGCTGCACGTGACCGTCGTGCTGGCCCTGCTGGTCGGGGCCTACCGCGTCGTGGAGCGGATCGTCAGCGGACCGGCCAACCATGAGGGGGTCCGCGTCGAGGACAAGGCCAGGGCGGAGCAGCGGGTCCGGCTGGACCGGGTGCCCGCCGACGAGGAGTGA
- the glgB gene encoding 1,4-alpha-glucan branching protein GlgB — protein sequence MTTLSPAFSEFLPGWVASQRWFTGKGRTPLLRRVGGYQLQDPAGEVGVEVHLVVDESGPEPVTYHVPLTSRGQAAPELHTALVATTEHSELGQRWIYDGCHDPAYVQALADLMHSGSSAPGEDGTVLTGDATTVRAAGPRPVVRRSAVLVGEQSNTSIIVETGEPGQSAPVIIKVFRVLHSGENPDVAVQSALAEAGSTLVPQPVGWVTGTWHDTDGSTAQGHLAYAQEFLPGVQDAWRTVLVAAREESDFSDRARELGVATAQVHATLREAFGTEELTPQRRGALVDGLREWQQRAVEAAPELAADDEQISAVLSAADDVDWPVLQRIHGDYHLGQVLDVPDRGWVLVDFEGEPLRPLHERSLPDLALRDVAGMLRSFDYAAGSIAQDADLDRASWARSTRAAFLEGYVGESGVDLDASAPVLAALELGKALYEVVYEARNRPAWIGIPVAAVRALIGSSPSPDRAHDVASSGSTAGDNNSTPSAESDDRAPLGGLAAGASDTPQEPQVATGQPDTTGSSEEQNPSKNTREADKTPPKIGEKPLDGHEVERLMRGLHRDPHSVLGAHPHDGGITVRTLRPLAESVTVVTQGGERHPMRHETHGIWTAVLARPDIPDYRLEVSWGDGVGHLQDDPYRFLPTLGEMDRHLIGEGRHEQLWTVLGAHLRTYDGPMGQVRGTSFAVWAPNARGVHVVGDFNQWDNTAHPMRVLGESGVWEIFVPGVWEGNRYKFDITGPDGHRRLKADPMARAAEQPPSSASVVSHSWHEWQDADWMRQRAERDPHTGPMSIYEVHLGSWRQGASYRDLAEQLTSYVSQMGFTHVELMPVMQHPYAPSWGYHVTGYYAADSRFGSPDDLRYLIDRLHQAGIGVILDWVPGHFATDPWALARFDGTPIYEHPDPRRGWQNEWGSYIFDFGRPQVRNFLVANALFWLEEFHADGLRVDGVASMLYLDYSRNEGEWLPNKYGGREHLEAVALLQETNATAYRRSPGVVIIAEESTSWPGVTRSTSSGGLGFGFKWNMGWMHDSLDYIKHQPVHRQYHHHQMTFSLMYAFSEQFVLPISHDEVVHGKGSLVRKMGGNDRWQQLASLRAYLAFMWAHPGKQLLFMGQEFAQIGEWADGRSLDWWLLDQPAHVGVQHLVRDLNLTYRDTPALWELDHKSSGFQWLDADDARGNTFSFIRYGGESPAGDRPVLVAAANFSGSPREVRVGVPRPGSWRELINTDAHTYGGSGVGNLGSVQSTDQPHQGQAHSVTLTLPPLGVLWLTPEGRAAELTEPADDSDIAANHTPQEEP from the coding sequence ATGACCACGCTGTCGCCCGCCTTCTCCGAGTTCCTGCCCGGCTGGGTCGCCTCCCAGCGCTGGTTCACCGGCAAGGGACGCACCCCGTTGCTGCGCCGCGTCGGCGGTTATCAGCTCCAGGACCCGGCTGGTGAGGTCGGCGTCGAGGTGCACCTGGTGGTCGATGAGTCCGGTCCCGAGCCGGTCACCTATCACGTGCCGCTCACCTCCCGCGGGCAGGCTGCCCCCGAGCTGCACACCGCCCTGGTGGCTACGACCGAGCACAGCGAGCTGGGTCAGCGCTGGATCTATGACGGCTGCCACGACCCGGCCTATGTGCAGGCCCTGGCCGACCTGATGCACTCCGGGTCGAGTGCCCCCGGCGAGGACGGCACCGTCCTGACCGGCGACGCCACCACGGTCCGGGCGGCCGGGCCCCGCCCGGTCGTGCGGCGCAGCGCCGTCCTGGTCGGCGAGCAGTCCAACACCTCGATCATCGTCGAGACCGGTGAGCCGGGTCAGTCCGCGCCGGTGATCATCAAGGTCTTCCGGGTGCTGCACTCCGGGGAGAACCCCGACGTGGCGGTGCAGAGCGCGCTCGCCGAGGCCGGCAGCACCCTGGTGCCGCAGCCGGTCGGCTGGGTCACCGGCACCTGGCACGACACCGACGGGTCGACGGCGCAGGGCCACCTCGCCTATGCGCAGGAGTTCCTGCCCGGGGTGCAGGATGCCTGGCGCACCGTCCTGGTCGCGGCCCGCGAGGAGAGCGACTTCTCCGACCGGGCCCGTGAGCTGGGTGTCGCGACGGCTCAGGTGCACGCCACGCTCCGCGAGGCCTTCGGGACCGAGGAGCTCACCCCGCAGCGCCGCGGCGCTCTGGTGGACGGGCTGCGCGAGTGGCAGCAGCGTGCGGTCGAGGCGGCCCCGGAACTGGCCGCGGACGACGAGCAGATCTCCGCCGTGCTGTCCGCAGCCGATGACGTGGACTGGCCTGTGCTACAACGCATCCACGGCGACTATCACCTGGGCCAGGTGCTCGACGTGCCGGACCGCGGGTGGGTGCTGGTCGACTTCGAGGGCGAGCCGCTGCGGCCGCTGCACGAGCGCTCCCTGCCCGACCTGGCACTGCGCGACGTGGCCGGCATGCTGCGCTCCTTCGACTACGCCGCCGGGTCGATCGCCCAGGACGCCGACCTGGACCGGGCCAGCTGGGCACGATCCACTCGGGCCGCCTTCCTGGAGGGCTATGTCGGCGAGTCCGGCGTCGACCTGGACGCCTCGGCTCCCGTGCTGGCCGCCCTCGAGCTGGGCAAGGCGCTCTACGAGGTCGTCTACGAGGCCCGCAACCGCCCCGCCTGGATCGGCATCCCGGTCGCCGCCGTCCGCGCCCTCATCGGCTCCTCCCCCTCCCCCGACCGAGCGCACGATGTGGCGTCCTCAGGCTCAACCGCCGGTGACAACAACAGCACCCCGAGCGCAGAGTCTGACGACCGGGCGCCCCTCGGTGGCTTGGCCGCTGGTGCCAGCGACACCCCCCAGGAACCCCAGGTCGCCACGGGCCAGCCCGACACCACCGGGTCATCCGAGGAGCAAAACCCCTCCAAAAATACGCGGGAGGCCGACAAAACCCCTCCAAAAATTGGAGAGAAACCGCTCGACGGGCACGAGGTGGAGCGGCTCATGCGGGGGCTGCACCGCGACCCGCACTCGGTGCTGGGCGCACACCCGCACGACGGCGGCATCACGGTCCGGACCCTGCGGCCGCTGGCCGAGTCGGTCACCGTGGTGACGCAGGGCGGCGAGCGCCACCCCATGCGCCACGAGACGCACGGCATCTGGACCGCGGTGCTGGCGCGTCCGGACATCCCCGACTACCGGCTCGAGGTCTCCTGGGGTGACGGCGTGGGCCACCTCCAGGACGACCCCTACCGCTTCCTGCCCACGCTGGGCGAGATGGACCGACACCTGATCGGCGAGGGACGTCACGAGCAGCTCTGGACCGTCCTGGGCGCCCACCTGCGCACGTATGACGGACCGATGGGTCAGGTGCGCGGCACCAGCTTTGCGGTGTGGGCACCCAATGCCCGCGGGGTGCACGTGGTCGGCGACTTCAACCAGTGGGACAACACCGCGCACCCGATGCGTGTCCTGGGCGAGAGCGGCGTCTGGGAGATCTTCGTGCCGGGCGTCTGGGAGGGCAACCGCTACAAGTTCGACATCACCGGCCCCGACGGGCACCGCCGCCTCAAGGCCGACCCGATGGCCCGCGCCGCCGAGCAGCCTCCGAGCTCGGCCTCGGTCGTGTCGCACAGCTGGCACGAGTGGCAGGACGCGGACTGGATGCGTCAGCGCGCCGAGCGTGACCCGCACACCGGCCCGATGAGCATCTATGAGGTGCACCTGGGCTCCTGGCGCCAGGGGGCCTCCTACCGCGACCTGGCAGAGCAGCTGACCAGCTACGTCAGCCAGATGGGCTTCACGCACGTGGAGCTGATGCCGGTGATGCAGCACCCCTACGCCCCGTCGTGGGGTTACCACGTGACCGGCTACTACGCGGCCGACTCACGCTTCGGCTCCCCCGACGACCTGCGCTATCTGATCGACCGGCTGCACCAGGCTGGCATCGGCGTGATCCTGGACTGGGTGCCCGGTCACTTCGCGACGGACCCGTGGGCACTTGCCCGCTTCGACGGGACCCCGATCTATGAGCACCCGGACCCGCGCCGCGGGTGGCAGAACGAGTGGGGCTCCTACATCTTCGACTTCGGTCGCCCGCAGGTGCGCAACTTCCTGGTCGCCAACGCGCTGTTCTGGCTGGAGGAGTTCCACGCCGACGGCCTGCGCGTGGACGGGGTCGCCTCCATGCTCTACCTGGACTACTCGCGCAACGAGGGTGAGTGGTTGCCCAACAAGTACGGCGGGCGGGAGCACCTCGAGGCCGTCGCGCTGCTGCAGGAGACCAACGCCACGGCCTACCGGCGCAGCCCCGGTGTCGTCATCATCGCCGAGGAGTCGACGTCCTGGCCCGGGGTCACCCGGTCCACCTCGAGCGGTGGGCTGGGCTTCGGCTTCAAGTGGAACATGGGCTGGATGCACGACTCGCTGGACTACATCAAGCACCAGCCGGTCCACCGCCAGTACCACCACCACCAGATGACCTTCTCGCTGATGTATGCCTTCTCCGAGCAGTTCGTCCTGCCGATCAGCCACGACGAGGTCGTGCACGGCAAGGGCTCGCTGGTCCGCAAGATGGGTGGCAACGACCGCTGGCAGCAGCTCGCCAGCCTGCGCGCCTACCTGGCGTTCATGTGGGCCCACCCGGGCAAGCAACTGCTGTTCATGGGCCAGGAGTTCGCCCAGATCGGCGAGTGGGCGGACGGGCGCAGCCTGGACTGGTGGCTGCTGGACCAACCGGCGCACGTCGGGGTCCAGCACCTCGTGCGCGACCTCAACCTGACCTACCGCGACACTCCTGCCCTGTGGGAGCTGGACCACAAGAGCTCGGGCTTTCAGTGGCTGGACGCCGACGACGCCCGCGGCAACACCTTCAGCTTCATCCGGTATGGCGGCGAGTCACCTGCGGGGGACCGTCCTGTTCTCGTGGCGGCAGCTAACTTCTCCGGCTCGCCCCGGGAGGTCCGGGTCGGCGTGCCCCGCCCGGGCAGCTGGCGCGAGCTGATCAACACCGACGCGCACACCTACGGCGGCTCGGGGGTCGGCAACCTGGGCAGCGTCCAGAGCACCGACCAGCCCCACCAGGGGCAGGCCCACTCGGTGACCCTCACCCTGCCGCCGCTGGGCGTGCTCTGGCTGACGCCGGAGGGCCGGGCCGCTGAACTCACCGAACCCGCCGACGACTCCGACATCGCCGCCAACCACACTCCCCAGGAGGAGCCGTGA
- a CDS encoding Uma2 family endonuclease has product MAETLLVTREVEGWTMGVMTAMPRTGEEWTVDDLDRLPDDGLQYELLDGLLVVTPAPVLLHHRAVGNLHLVLRQACPPGLEVFFSPVDWRPDVQTSLQPDLLVVRTEDVAVKNITVPLVLAVEVLSPSTRRKDLVLKRSKYEDTGVQSYWLVDPEEPSVLALDLAAGRYVSAGEAHGSERLRLQRPFEVELVPAELVAPPPG; this is encoded by the coding sequence ATGGCCGAGACGCTCCTCGTGACAAGAGAGGTCGAGGGGTGGACGATGGGTGTCATGACGGCCATGCCGCGGACAGGCGAGGAGTGGACGGTCGATGACCTCGACCGCCTGCCCGACGACGGCCTGCAGTATGAACTGCTCGACGGGTTGCTCGTCGTGACCCCCGCCCCGGTGCTCCTGCACCATCGAGCCGTCGGCAACCTTCACCTGGTGCTGCGTCAGGCCTGCCCGCCCGGGCTCGAGGTGTTCTTCTCTCCGGTGGACTGGCGCCCTGACGTGCAGACGTCACTGCAGCCGGACCTGCTCGTTGTCCGCACTGAGGACGTCGCTGTCAAGAACATCACCGTGCCGCTCGTCCTGGCCGTTGAGGTGCTCTCGCCCTCGACCCGGCGCAAGGACCTGGTGCTCAAGCGCTCCAAGTATGAGGACACTGGCGTGCAGTCCTACTGGCTGGTCGATCCCGAGGAGCCCTCGGTGCTCGCGCTGGACCTCGCGGCGGGCCGCTATGTCAGCGCGGGCGAGGCCCACGGCTCGGAGCGACTGCGCCTGCAGCGCCCGTTCGAGGTTGAGCTCGTCCCGGCCGAGCTCGTGGCACCACCGCCCGGCTGA
- a CDS encoding GNAT family N-acetyltransferase — MAEEESAYLIRPPSADDVEALGALHCRVWQEAYVGLMDEESFAALTPHRFAQGWGRRLVPEESGEAGPNLLQDGRSARGEQVAVAEHGGQLVGFISVGPAREDDGPTDTQLWAINVVAEHYGTGVAQALLDEVLGDRPAYLWVADGNDRAIRFYQRNGFRLDGATATDREDGLVETRMVRS; from the coding sequence ATGGCTGAGGAGGAGTCGGCATACCTGATCCGTCCCCCGAGCGCCGACGACGTCGAGGCGCTGGGTGCGCTGCACTGCCGGGTGTGGCAGGAGGCCTATGTCGGGCTGATGGACGAGGAGTCGTTCGCGGCTCTGACGCCGCACCGTTTCGCCCAGGGCTGGGGGCGCCGTCTCGTGCCCGAGGAGTCGGGCGAGGCGGGGCCCAACCTGTTGCAGGACGGGCGCAGCGCCCGGGGTGAGCAGGTCGCGGTGGCCGAGCACGGCGGGCAGCTGGTCGGCTTCATCAGTGTCGGTCCGGCCCGGGAGGACGACGGGCCGACCGACACCCAGTTGTGGGCGATCAATGTGGTCGCCGAGCACTATGGCACCGGGGTGGCGCAGGCCCTGTTGGATGAGGTCCTGGGTGACCGCCCGGCATACCTGTGGGTGGCCGACGGCAACGACCGGGCGATCCGGTTCTATCAGCGCAACGGGTTCCGGCTTGACGGCGCCACGGCGACGGACCGGGAGGACGGGCTGGTCGAGACGCGGATGGTCCGGAGCTAG
- a CDS encoding rhodanese-like domain-containing protein → MTPQDRSRGEGRHPGAGIDARLAQVREGVKRVSPDQLPALWEAGAIVIDTRTEAQRAEQGELPGAIVIDRTVLEWRLDPQSITCIPEVTDYQQVIVVVCRQGCSSSLAAASLRSVGLTNATDLVGGVEAWVAAGHPVDAGPADIRR, encoded by the coding sequence GTGACACCCCAGGACAGGAGTCGCGGTGAGGGCCGGCACCCCGGCGCGGGGATCGATGCACGGCTGGCGCAGGTCCGCGAGGGTGTCAAGCGGGTGAGCCCGGACCAGTTGCCGGCGCTGTGGGAGGCCGGCGCCATCGTGATCGACACCCGCACCGAGGCCCAGCGGGCGGAGCAGGGCGAGCTGCCGGGGGCCATCGTGATCGACCGCACCGTCCTGGAGTGGCGCCTCGACCCGCAGTCGATCACCTGCATCCCGGAGGTGACCGACTACCAGCAGGTCATCGTGGTGGTGTGCCGCCAGGGTTGCAGCTCGAGCCTGGCTGCCGCCAGCCTGCGCTCCGTGGGCTTAACCAACGCCACCGACCTCGTCGGCGGGGTCGAGGCCTGGGTCGCGGCCGGGCACCCGGTCGACGCCGGACCAGCAGACATCCGTCGCTGA
- a CDS encoding acetyl-CoA C-acetyltransferase produces the protein MTAPTEPTTSGGPTVSVIVGGARTPMGRMSGGLKDFSGADLGGFAIKGALERAGVTGDQVDYVIMGQVLTAGAGQIPARQAAVKGGIPMDVPALTVNKVCLSGLDAIALADQLIRAGEFDVIVAGGQESMTNAPHLLEKSRAGFKYGDVTMRDHMAHDGLWDAFTDQSMGNLTEDANTADAEFSREEQDAFSARSHQLAAQAWEAGVFDEEVVSVPVPQRKGDPIEFRTDEGIRAETTTESLGKLRPAFSQDGTITAGSASQISDGAAAVVVMSKAKAQELGLSWIAEIGAHGVVAGPDSSLQSQPGNAILAACKKEGIEPADLDVVEINEAFAAVGLAATKQLGLDPERVNPHGGAIALGHPIGMSGARLVLTLALELGRRGGGTGAAALCGGGGQGDALIVRVPTQD, from the coding sequence ATGACTGCGCCCACCGAACCCACCACCTCAGGTGGCCCCACCGTGTCGGTCATCGTCGGTGGTGCCCGCACCCCGATGGGACGCATGTCCGGTGGTCTCAAGGACTTCTCCGGTGCTGACCTGGGTGGCTTCGCGATCAAGGGGGCCCTGGAGCGGGCCGGTGTCACCGGCGACCAGGTGGACTACGTGATCATGGGCCAGGTCCTCACCGCCGGCGCCGGGCAGATCCCCGCCCGGCAGGCCGCAGTCAAGGGCGGCATCCCGATGGACGTGCCGGCCCTGACCGTCAACAAGGTCTGCCTGTCTGGGCTGGACGCCATCGCGCTGGCCGACCAGCTCATCCGCGCCGGGGAGTTCGACGTCATCGTCGCCGGCGGCCAGGAGTCCATGACCAACGCCCCGCACCTGCTGGAGAAGAGCCGCGCGGGCTTCAAGTACGGCGACGTCACGATGCGTGACCACATGGCCCACGACGGCCTGTGGGACGCCTTCACCGACCAGTCGATGGGCAACCTGACCGAGGACGCCAACACCGCGGACGCTGAGTTCAGCCGCGAGGAGCAGGACGCCTTCTCCGCGCGCAGCCACCAGCTGGCCGCACAGGCGTGGGAGGCCGGCGTCTTCGACGAGGAGGTCGTGAGCGTCCCGGTGCCGCAGCGCAAGGGCGACCCGATCGAGTTCCGCACCGACGAGGGCATCCGCGCCGAGACGACCACTGAGTCTCTCGGCAAGCTCCGTCCTGCCTTCTCCCAGGACGGCACGATCACCGCCGGCAGCGCCTCGCAGATCTCCGACGGTGCCGCCGCGGTCGTCGTGATGAGCAAGGCCAAGGCACAGGAGCTCGGCCTGTCCTGGATCGCCGAGATCGGCGCCCACGGCGTCGTCGCCGGCCCCGACTCCTCGCTGCAGAGCCAGCCGGGCAACGCCATCCTCGCCGCCTGCAAGAAGGAGGGCATCGAGCCCGCCGACCTCGACGTCGTCGAGATCAACGAGGCCTTCGCTGCGGTCGGCCTGGCCGCCACCAAGCAGCTGGGCCTGGACCCCGAGCGGGTCAACCCCCATGGCGGCGCGATCGCGCTGGGCCACCCGATCGGTATGTCGGGTGCGCGCCTCGTCCTGACCCTCGCCCTCGAGCTGGGTCGCCGCGGCGGCGGCACCGGCGCCGCGGCCCTGTGTGGCGGTGGCGGTCAGGGTGACGCCCTGATCGTGCGGGTGCCCACCCAGGACTGA
- a CDS encoding co-chaperone YbbN has product MTQPSPQSLNAALRGAVDLSALSRPRQQAPAGRPGAQPGAPGAQPGGPGGAAGGAPTGGAPTGGAAAGGDGVLVHATDESFATVVNGSMAVPAVLVLYTDQIPESAQFVQTLADEAVAQEGRFRVVAVEIAGSPGVVQALSPVLQEAFGQVSALPVVVGLLQGQPVPFFLGVQPIEQVRALLEQFLSAAVANGVTGRVENVGGAPAGDEGEEPQIPALHQEAYDAIDRGDLDAAAQAYQQALQDNPKDEDARLGLGQVELLRRTTGLDLHAVRAAAAADPSDVQAQLQASDLDLVGGHVEDAFLRLIDLVKRTAGDERNTVRQHLLGQFEVIGGTDPRVVKARGSLMSALF; this is encoded by the coding sequence ATGACACAGCCCAGCCCTCAGTCGCTCAATGCCGCCCTGCGCGGCGCCGTCGACCTCTCGGCACTGTCCCGGCCGCGTCAGCAGGCGCCAGCTGGGCGTCCGGGGGCTCAGCCGGGGGCCCCCGGTGCTCAACCAGGTGGCCCTGGTGGTGCAGCTGGCGGTGCTCCGACTGGTGGTGCTCCGACTGGTGGAGCTGCCGCCGGTGGCGACGGGGTCCTGGTCCACGCGACGGATGAGTCCTTCGCGACGGTCGTCAACGGCAGCATGGCCGTGCCGGCTGTGCTGGTCCTCTACACCGATCAGATCCCCGAGTCTGCTCAGTTCGTCCAGACGCTGGCCGATGAGGCGGTGGCCCAGGAGGGTCGCTTCCGGGTGGTCGCGGTCGAGATCGCCGGCAGCCCTGGGGTGGTGCAGGCCCTCTCCCCAGTGCTCCAGGAGGCCTTCGGCCAGGTCAGCGCCCTGCCCGTCGTGGTCGGACTCCTGCAGGGACAGCCGGTGCCGTTCTTCCTCGGCGTCCAGCCCATCGAGCAGGTGCGTGCGCTGCTGGAGCAGTTCCTCTCGGCGGCCGTGGCCAACGGTGTCACCGGACGCGTCGAGAACGTGGGCGGTGCTCCCGCTGGAGACGAGGGCGAGGAGCCGCAGATCCCCGCGCTGCACCAGGAGGCCTACGACGCGATCGACCGGGGCGACCTGGACGCCGCGGCCCAGGCCTATCAGCAGGCGCTGCAGGACAACCCCAAGGACGAGGACGCCCGACTGGGCCTCGGACAGGTCGAGCTGCTCCGACGCACCACGGGGCTCGACCTTCACGCCGTGCGGGCTGCCGCCGCCGCTGACCCCTCCGACGTGCAGGCCCAGCTCCAGGCCTCGGACCTGGACCTGGTCGGCGGGCACGTCGAGGATGCCTTCCTGCGCCTGATTGATCTGGTCAAGCGCACCGCGGGCGACGAGCGCAACACCGTCCGCCAGCACCTGCTCGGTCAGTTCGAGGTCATCGGCGGGACCGACCCGCGCGTGGTGAAGGCCCGCGGGTCGCTGATGAGCGCGCTCTTCTAG
- the pgm gene encoding phosphoglucomutase (alpha-D-glucose-1,6-bisphosphate-dependent), giving the protein MSTHPRAGQPAQTEDLIDVAHLVTAYYTRQPDPEQIDQQVAFGTSGHRGSALDTAFNEAHILATTQAICEYRAAQGTEGPLFIGRDTHALSEPAWASALEVLVANGVDVMVDSADRYTPTPAVSVAILRANAGDPAAQADGIVVTPSHNPPRDGGFKYNPPHGGPADTDATGWIADRANELLRAGLDGVRRVPFAQAREVAEEFDFMGTYVAALPEVIDLDAIREAGIKIGADPLGGAAVDYWGAIAQAHNLDLTVINPLVDPTWRFMTLDWDGKIRMDCSSPNAMASLIANKDAFQISTGNDADADRHGIVTPDGGLMNPNHYLAVAIDYLYGGGRPNWPSTAAIGKTLVSSSMIDRVAEGVGRELVEVPVGFKWFVPGLLDGSIGFGGEESAGASFLTRDCSVWSTDKDGIILALLAAEIQAVTGKSPSQRYAELVAEHGDPAYARIDAPANREQKAKLKALSPADVTATSLAGEEITAILTEAPGNGAAIGGLKVQTKSAWFAARPSGTEDVYKIYAESFQGPDHLAQVQQEAQALVDAALTS; this is encoded by the coding sequence GTGAGCACGCACCCCCGCGCGGGGCAACCCGCGCAGACCGAGGACCTGATCGACGTCGCCCACCTCGTGACGGCCTACTACACGCGCCAGCCGGACCCGGAGCAGATCGACCAGCAGGTCGCCTTCGGCACCTCCGGTCACCGCGGCAGCGCGCTCGACACGGCCTTCAACGAGGCGCACATCCTGGCAACGACGCAAGCGATCTGTGAGTACCGCGCGGCCCAGGGCACCGAGGGGCCGCTGTTCATCGGCCGGGACACCCATGCCCTTTCCGAGCCGGCGTGGGCCAGCGCGCTGGAGGTGCTGGTGGCCAACGGGGTCGACGTGATGGTCGACAGCGCCGACCGCTACACCCCCACCCCGGCGGTGAGCGTCGCGATCCTGCGCGCCAACGCCGGCGACCCAGCGGCGCAGGCCGACGGCATCGTCGTCACGCCCTCGCACAACCCGCCGCGGGACGGCGGCTTCAAGTACAACCCGCCCCACGGTGGCCCTGCCGACACCGACGCCACCGGGTGGATCGCCGACCGCGCCAACGAGCTGCTCCGTGCCGGGCTCGACGGCGTGCGCCGGGTGCCCTTCGCGCAGGCCCGCGAGGTCGCCGAGGAGTTCGACTTCATGGGCACCTATGTCGCCGCCCTGCCGGAGGTGATCGATCTCGACGCGATCCGTGAGGCCGGCATCAAGATCGGCGCCGATCCGCTGGGCGGTGCGGCCGTGGACTACTGGGGCGCGATCGCCCAGGCCCACAACCTGGACCTGACGGTCATCAACCCGCTGGTGGACCCGACCTGGCGTTTCATGACGCTGGACTGGGACGGCAAGATCCGGATGGACTGCTCCTCGCCCAACGCGATGGCCAGTCTGATCGCCAACAAGGATGCCTTCCAGATCAGCACCGGCAACGACGCGGACGCCGACCGCCACGGCATCGTCACGCCCGACGGCGGCCTGATGAACCCCAACCACTACCTGGCCGTCGCCATCGACTACCTGTATGGCGGAGGTCGCCCCAACTGGCCCAGCACCGCCGCGATCGGCAAGACGCTGGTGTCCTCCTCGATGATCGACCGGGTCGCCGAGGGTGTGGGACGCGAGCTCGTGGAGGTGCCGGTGGGCTTCAAGTGGTTCGTGCCCGGACTGCTGGACGGCTCGATCGGCTTCGGTGGTGAGGAGTCAGCCGGCGCCTCCTTCCTGACCCGGGACTGCTCAGTGTGGTCCACGGACAAGGACGGCATCATCCTGGCTCTGCTGGCCGCGGAGATCCAGGCCGTCACCGGCAAGTCACCCTCGCAGCGCTATGCCGAGCTGGTCGCCGAGCACGGCGACCCGGCCTATGCCCGGATCGACGCCCCCGCCAACCGGGAGCAGAAGGCCAAGCTCAAGGCTCTCAGCCCGGCCGATGTCACGGCGACCTCCCTGGCCGGCGAGGAAATCACCGCGATCCTGACCGAGGCCCCCGGCAACGGCGCCGCGATCGGCGGGCTGAAGGTGCAGACCAAGAGCGCCTGGTTCGCCGCACGGCCATCCGGCACCGAGGACGTCTACAAGATCTATGCCGAGTCCTTCCAGGGCCCCGACCACCTCGCGCAGGTGCAGCAGGAGGCCCAGGCGCTCGTGGACGCCGCCCTCACCAGCTGA